One Algoriphagus sp. Y33 genomic window, ATTAGAAGGAAGCTTAATTGAATTTCGAAAAGGTCAAACCGTTTAATGCTGTATAATTATGGTGTTTTAATTTCCGTTTTCCTTAGGTGGATATTGCATTATTCAGATTGGTCAAAGTATTTCCACCACCAAAACCTCATCATTTCACGTAGACGTTTCATCTCCCTTTTCTTCCGTTTCGAGCATATCACCGCATGGTGCTTTTTAAATAATTACCACTTTTGGCCATAAATAAATACAAAAGTATGGCTTGTGTCAAAACGTTTTTTATGTGGATAGCAATAGCTGCCTGCTTCCTTGTGTCAAGTTGTGGCAATACCGAAGGCAGTGATCAGCAGCAGGCAATTAAGCTACTGCCTGTTTTACAGGTTCAGCTGTCAAATGCGCACGTTGATACTGATTATCCGGCACGTATAGAAGGAAAGGTGATTGTCGATATCCGTTCGCAGGCGGATGGTTACATCGAAAAAATTTTCGTTGATGAGGGTAGTTACGTCAAAGCCGGACAGCCCTTGTTTAAAATCATAGACAGATCGCTGATCGAACAGCTTAATTCGGCAAAAGCATCCTTAAATGCATCTAAAGCAATGCTTGCAAATGCTGCTTTAGAACTCGAAAAAAACAGGGACCTCAGCAGTACTAAGGTGGTTTCCGATTATCAACTTAAAGCTGCTGAATCCAATTTTGAGAATGCCAAGGCACTGGTAGCCCAAAACAGTTCTTTGGTAGAAGCAGCGAAGGTTAATCTTGATTTTTCCTTGATAAAAGCACCTGTTTCAGGCTACCTCGGACGTATTCCAAAACGAATCGGAAATCTGGTGTCCAAAGGGGATGCAATTCCACTGACGACCTTGTCCGATGTAAGCGAGGTATATGCTTATTTCTCAATTAGCGAAAAGGATTACCTGCGTTTTATCTCGCGAAGTGAAGCCAAATCTTTTCAGGATAAAGTCATGGCTCTGCCAAACGTTCAGCTCATTCTTGCCGATGGAAATACGTATGCAAAGCAAGGGAAAATACAGATGATTGATGGCCAGTTTGATAAAGCAACAGGGGCCATCAGTGTGCGGGCAGTTTTCGACAATGAAGAAAATATTTTGCGCTCAGGAAATACCGGTAGGATTGTTTTACCCGAAAAATATAAGGATGTGATTTTAATTCCTGTTTTGGCAACCCTAGATGTTCAAAACAAAATTTTTGTTTATCGCTTGACCGATGATA contains:
- a CDS encoding efflux RND transporter periplasmic adaptor subunit, giving the protein MWIAIAACFLVSSCGNTEGSDQQQAIKLLPVLQVQLSNAHVDTDYPARIEGKVIVDIRSQADGYIEKIFVDEGSYVKAGQPLFKIIDRSLIEQLNSAKASLNASKAMLANAALELEKNRDLSSTKVVSDYQLKAAESNFENAKALVAQNSSLVEAAKVNLDFSLIKAPVSGYLGRIPKRIGNLVSKGDAIPLTTLSDVSEVYAYFSISEKDYLRFISRSEAKSFQDKVMALPNVQLILADGNTYAKQGKIQMIDGQFDKATGAISVRAVFDNEENILRSGNTGRIVLPEKYKDVILIPVLATLDVQNKIFVYRLTDDNKAERVAVDVGGKSGGNYLVIGGLHPGDRIVAKDLNLIQEGEQITPEK